The Gossypium arboreum isolate Shixiya-1 chromosome 4, ASM2569848v2, whole genome shotgun sequence DNA segment ccaaaattttactcccctaTTTACTTTCCTCAAATTTTATTCcccaaaacttttattttccctaaacttttacttctcaccattgactctcaaataaaaatcaaaattttatccaaaaaaatcactaaatataaatagtaataatattatttatatctactatttatattattaaattaaatttcaaatattgtattatttatattattgaattttttagtcatattgaatatttatattaaaattgaattattaattatgccattaaatattcatgttaaaattttatattggtatcaatttcacattttatctttaaaataattttattaaaaatcaaatttttacatttaatatatttttaattctaaaatacatagtgacaagaatttgaagataattgaaacaactaagcaagcaaagaagctaacccgtatataaaatattaataaataaattatgaggtgatgaaagttaataaaaattttgattaaggtggacaaattttattacgatggatgacagtggttacaaggacccaaaattattttttaaaatttaactcgaacaaatatattcaattcgattcgatttgaattccatctcactcgacttgATTTGAGAAAacttcaaatcaaattaggatgataaaatatgattcgtcaactcgatcaactcgaaattttttcattcgatttgaTCAAACGCTCACCCCTCAAAATGGTTCCATGTTTGTTCATGATTGCAAATAAAAAGAGACAGAACCCAAAATTCCTCTTTCACGTCGACTCCATTTCTTTAGTTTtagatttggatttttttttcgacatatttgattttttttaataatatagagATTAGATCGATACATTTAATAATAGACAGACTAATTTGATCCAATCCCGATAATACAAGGACCTTCTAAGTACTTAACCTTTTCCTTACATGGTTTTGTCATTTTTTTAATAAACTCACACACGACTAACTAAAATTTAAGTATAATACTAAATTTAATCCGTAATAGTTATCTCTTTTTATCACTTTAGCTTTAATTCTTTTTTTATCACTTCGACtctcaacttttaaaatttagtaaaattatgtttttctaAATGGAACTAGATCGTGAAAATTTTAACAACATTTCTGTGGTAACTCATATGACTATTCACGTGtgcataaaaattcagaaaaatatAAGATTATAAAGAagtcattaaatttttaaatatcataaaaaaaattctaaaaattattcATGCCAACAATAAAGTACACGTAGTTGTTACACAAGCAACCacattgtttttaaaattttaacagtttaatcatttttcattttaaatcaaaGTAATTTGATTAAAACTTAAACTTAAACTGAGAGCCCAAgttatcttaaaaaaaaaagttcaaagatcaaaatgataaaatgagtcaacttttaaaaactaaatttatcaTGCATAAAATTTATCTTTGCATTTGCCAAAAACTCAATCAATCTTTTTATCAGAGTTTTCACATTTCATTGAgtaaaagattaaaaaattttAGGTACTGGTACTTCCTCCTATGTTGTTGCCTTAAGGGATTGAAACTGGAATTAGGAATTCAATTAAGGAATCAAATTAGGATCAAAATGTAAAATTCTTTTTTTTCCTATCTCTATCCCGATGAGCCGAAACTAAATCTCTTATTCTTTGTTGAGTAATAGCTCGAGTAAGTATTGAATGAGCCCCCAAAAGCTTGATGCAAATAAACTTTCTATAGTACAaccaaagaagaaatccttaGCTGTAAGAAAAAAACTTAGATTAATTTCATAAATGAGTTGTATCCTACCTTAATTGGATCTAATTTCTTTACTGGGGTTTGAAGGAAACATTTCTAGTTGATGCTGCTCACTTGAACTGACTCAATGTGGGTACAGATTCATGTAGCAGCATATGCTGCTTTGGTTTAGATAGTAAAACACACCACACTAATTTATccacaaataaaagaaaagatggaTCATTAGCTTTCATTCTGATCTATACATTAAAGCAGCATTAAATTCCCTTTCAATTCCCACAAGGAAAGGGTTAAGTAGACCTCAAAATCTCCTTGGGAAACAAACTTAAACAGAATAGCTAATTAATTAGAAAAACTAGCTAATGTATATGACAAAAATGATAAAAGATCTTGGATCATAATACATGGTTAATTATTTGATTAGGCATCTAGTTATCTGATACTATTAGTCAGAATTAGAGCCAAAGAGCTCCGGCCTCCTTGAGAAGTGGTACCAAGGATCCATTAATATGGGAAGCCATGACCCGGTCCATAGCACCTATCAGCTTCCCACCAATAAAAACAATAGGAACAGTCTGTGAGTTGCCAAGAAGTGTGGTGAGTGCCATCTCCATCTCTTTCCCTCTAGGGTCTTGGTCCAGCTCGTACACGGTTGGGTTCACCCCCATTCCACAGAACAGCCTCTTGGCAGCATGGCACATGCAGCAGCTGCTCACACTGAATATCACCACTGCGCTCTCTGAGGCCAGCTTCACCACCCTCTCCATTGGGTCCGACCCCATGCTCCTCAAGCTCATTGGCAAGTAGCAGCCCCAAGAATCACCCTCACAATACATTCTTTCTTAAGAAATAAAAAGCAACTAATTCAAAGGCAGTGATGAAGTTAAGTTAGTGAAAGCTTGTGGAGAGGAGGTTGGTAATGGGGTAAGGAAGTGATGTGAAAGCATTTTATAAGGGGTCGGTGGTGGGGAGGGCATGGTAGTAAATAAAAGTGGGGTTTGTCCGTTGTTGTCGCACCGCGTGCGTGAAGGGTCTCGTGGGATTTGCTTTAAAAGGATTTTTGTCTGCAGCATGAGGAGAGGACAACAATACAAAATAAAATCCTAGAGGAAGCTTTAGTGGAAACATAGGTGTCAGTTGTGGAAGGCGGCTAGGGGTAATTTGTTACGCCATTTACCTATGAGTTTAAAGGCAAATaatgctttctttttctttttttgggctTTGGTAAATCACACATTTGTATTAAAAGCAGACCCTTGTTCCATTCAGGCCAAAACTGAAGGGTTATTCTCGCATGGACGGCTTGTTTCGTCCTTGTTGTCGGGGGACCTTGAGTTGAGATTAAACTTTTGGTTTTTTGTGACATGACGCGGCCCTTGGGGCGCATGTTTAGCCTTCTTCTTAGTTTTTGTGTGGAGTGAGTGACTCTCAAACATAACAAACCAACATGTTGATGTGTTCAGTCTTGGAGATGATGTTTTGATCATCCATGTTTTCTTGGATTTGTTGCTTGACCTCCTTCCTTGTATCCCCTTTTCCAATGAAAAGGGCTGTGTAGCATTGTACCCTCTTAAAGCATTCGGTCATGGTCAAACCAGAATttcttttaataataaaaaagaaaaagtagtACTAAATTGTTAATTTGTTTACTTTTGCTTAGCTAATTAGTTTCTTTTCTGGTCAGTTGCAAATTACGTGGTTTAACGTAAGATTTGCTGTCGCTGTTACATAGAAAATTGAAAAATACCAATGCATATGATCTAACTTCCAATTTCTCCAAAGAAAAGCAAAAGCAAacacacacatgtatatatatatatatattagtagcaCCAAAGAACAAAGTTTGCCCTACTGTCTCCATTGGGGACCATTTTCCCAACTTGGTACCATGTACCAAACAAAAATACTTCAAACATTTTTCATGTAAATGATATAGGATGTTTTTTTTAGCTAAAAGCAACAATAATATGCTCTATTACCTTTTCAATTCTTATGTAATGTCCTAATCTACTTTAGGACAAAGGTGGTCATCACTATATGGAACTAAGATTATATAGTTTCATATCAAATTATTACAACTTTGTAGCAGTCACCATCCATGCTTTCTAAAATCAGTTAAAACTTGAGGCGAAATGCCCATAGCTTGTGCGAAAACATTGTAGAGATTTGAAAAAGTTGGGGCAATAATTATAGGTACGGTACATATGTGTGTGAGTGTTGTAGATTCCACACTAGCTATATAGTGGGAAATTGGGAATAGCAACTCACAAGTTGAATAAATTAGCAAATATTAATGAGACTACATTTGTTGGGATGTTAGAAATATTAAACCGACTGAACCGATCATGTTGATGAATTAGGtacaaatttcatgtttggaaggaaagaaatcaaagggAGTAACAGTGAAAGGGTGGAGAGGGAATTAAGGGGGGGGGACCATCTCAAGTACACAAATAACTTGAGTTGTTTTTACTGTATAACATTGCATTAATTGCGTAAAACAGTAGAGTTGGagagtatgtatatatatttatatatatatatgcatggtaTAAAAGAACGAGAGTGACTGTGAGGCAAGGATCAAATGTTCACCTAAAGGCAAGACACGGTGGCAGCAGTTGCTTTTTAGTGAAAGGAAAGAATAAAAAGTAGCAAGGTTGAGGCGTGACCTGCACCCACAGGCCTTACAGGGACGGCGGGTACGGTTTAGCGCCGAATACCGGCTAAATATCAGGATCCCTTTTTTTGTGGGTCGGGTAGATCCAACTACATACATGACCAATTTTTTGCTGCTATGTCGCTCTAGTCTTTCTTTTCTCACGCTCATATTATCAAACTCAATTCTATACTATTTTTCCTCAGTCTCTTTTAAGTTAGGGTTAATTCCACTATACCTCTCTTCTAATCTATTGTTCAGGTTTTAGATTATTAGTATCATATTAATTAGGTCATTCTATCAACTTGGATGATAAATACTAACTTGAATATGATGTGAAGCATATTAAAACACACTGGCTAAATTTTAAGTACTTTGAGCCTTTCACATGGAAAACCTGGATTTTATATATTAAACTGACCATTCACCATGCATGGTGATGGAGGTGGGAAGGTTGAGGCAAGTTTGATGGCTATTGTTCGATGGACGTGGGGAAATAAAGATAGGGTGGGGCTGTGTGATAAGAAGGGAGTATGATTAGTTTTTCACTTTTGCTGCTATTTCTGCAGTGGTTTATGGTTGTTGCACTCATGTTCCGAAACTGTTAGCCATGCGAGGGGTTTTGAGGTGGCATGAGTTTACATATTTAATGCTCAAGCTGAGGACTAAACTGATCAAAAGACCTGGGTGATATGATAGGTATACATTAAGGATTCAATTAAAACGTTTTAAAGTTTAGAGATCAATTTAAAATCTGGACTTAGTTTAGGGATATGTAACACAATTgacccttttaattaattattccTTTTCCTTTATATGGTTGACCTTCACCCACGCATGCTGAGCAGAATCCCAGCGCTTCTTTCTGGAATTAAGCTGGTTATTAGACAAAAGATAAACTTGGTACAGTAATTTTCACTGTTTCGAAAAAGGAAAAGGCAGAGTTTTTGAAGAGTCTGGAAGTTGATTTACAGCTTTAACATACAACTGGGTGTGGGCACTGTGTTTATTCGATGATGAGATAGTGGGATATTGCTTTTGCTAGAGACGGATTCAGAGTATATTGGACTTTTTTCACAGAGTAGATAGGTGCTCTGATTCTTCCTTAAGAAATTACACATCAAGTGAAATAGACAGGAACGTGACTATAATATAAATCGTAACATATccacttttatatattttatacaatTTTCATATATCAAGGTTGCCAAGGAACAAACTTTAACCATTTCTGTTTAGTTTAATCTGTTATTTAATCTGTTAGAGAAGAGTTTAATGTGTATAATTGTATTAAATTcaacttttataaataaaatttttattcaattaaagtGTAGATCATCATTTCtcttaatttaatatttagattccgtttgtttcattgaaaatgacTTTCGGAAAACGATTTTTGGAATTGACTTACTTTTCTAAAAATCTaatattttctattgtttggATAAatctgtaaaatattttctattatttcacagatttcttgaaaatattttataaaattgttttCAATGAAATAAATATACATTTAAGATTTATGATAAAGAATATAAATGAAGTAGTGAATTTATTACAAAGTGATGTTAAGGTGAAATTATAGTAAATAATGAATATTCATgatgttaaggattaaattgtaaactttgtaaaatttataattgaaacaagagaagtgatatgcatgaaaatttgttatgttaaataagatattataatgaattatttgattaaagtgcttatatggtaaaaataaattacatggcaatggtactaaattgaaaattgcacAAAAGATTAAGTGTGAAACAATTTAATATGTATATAATGAAATTATGATAAAAGTTTAATGACTTTGTTATGAAATGATGAAATATGCATAAAGTATTGTAAAAGTGAAATTGTGGAAAAATATGGAATTTTTAtgataataaggactaaattgttaaacttGAAAAATATGTGGATGAAATAATGAAATGAAATACACAGAAATTTGACATGTGAGATATTGAGATAAATTATATGATTAAAATGTAACAAAAAagaaaattgatttaatatgattaattattgaatattgaatttttatgacaaaagggactaaattgaaaagctatgaaagtttataagaaaatatttgatgTAGTAGAGAATGCAACATCTCGATGCTTTGACGTAATGTTCATGTCGGGTATTAGGGTATTGTAGTGAACAGAGTCTTATTAGTTTAGAAGATGTGTTAATATTTTTTTGATAAGATATTTTATAAGAATAATGAGGTAATTTTACGTTAACCGAAAAAACTTTTACTTTG contains these protein-coding regions:
- the LOC108459952 gene encoding glutaredoxin-C1-like — translated: MYCEGDSWGCYLPMSLRSMGSDPMERVVKLASESAVVIFSVSSCCMCHAAKRLFCGMGVNPTVYELDQDPRGKEMEMALTTLLGNSQTVPIVFIGGKLIGAMDRVMASHINGSLVPLLKEAGALWL